Proteins encoded together in one Maricaulis maris window:
- a CDS encoding MarR family winged helix-turn-helix transcriptional regulator: protein MAVLRSPQFGAILFRASELVGQQGQDAFEQLGIPLDARKISIVLALHRHGPLSSSELADRIGHSRQLIEARLKPVVADGFLVSRIDPQDSRKRVYDFADSAKPVVADVLATMADFEIVYDEIWAELGVDLEQALKAFETALKARTLTQRLLARFPHHNPEEPE, encoded by the coding sequence ATGGCCGTACTTCGCTCCCCGCAATTCGGTGCCATCCTGTTTCGCGCCAGCGAACTGGTCGGCCAGCAAGGCCAGGACGCCTTCGAACAGCTCGGCATTCCGCTGGATGCCCGCAAGATATCCATCGTTCTGGCGCTCCACCGCCATGGCCCGCTGTCCTCGTCCGAACTGGCCGACCGGATCGGACATTCACGCCAACTGATCGAGGCGAGGCTCAAGCCGGTCGTGGCAGATGGATTCCTGGTGTCCCGGATCGACCCGCAGGACTCGCGCAAGCGGGTCTATGATTTTGCCGACTCGGCCAAGCCGGTCGTCGCGGACGTCCTCGCGACCATGGCCGACTTTGAAATTGTCTATGACGAGATCTGGGCGGAACTGGGGGTCGATCTCGAGCAGGCCCTGAAGGCGTTCGAAACGGCGCTCAAGGCGCGCACGCTGACGCAGCGCCTGCTGGCGCGCTTTCCCCATCACAACCCGGAGGAACCGGAATGA
- a CDS encoding serine hydrolase encodes MRLHPAIMVLVSLLVLLTTQPALAQSDAVLARTDAFMEAHYGGTEAGAAIMILDGDDAWLAGYGMANIEWQQPVTAQTAFRLGSISKPITALAVLQLAEAGHIDLDQAIGELAPALPPQLARPTVRDALGHMSGLPDHFALPQIPQIMRNPIAPDDIIALMADAELQFEPGTRWAYSNFNYVVLAAIIAAVNPDGLSYEAYLTQALFTPAGMTDAHYDRQAAIIPRRAAGYDHDGRNPINTITAETSLAHGAGSLMASARDMLALTRALRSNRLVSATTLQTAWQSRLTPEGSETGYGLGFNVGEFLGERAVWHTGSINGFQSVWIMLPDSDRAIAILSNGYYRPNVTTTARRILADMAGRPVPAFEPHALDEAAWLPAQGRYRLENGDLLQLHVQDGVRYNINGGRWHELTWGGGRLFYRPDSLAHLRLAPPAGSADAALILVGPLLEQQSGHFEPGELDGVRVSIPLDPDEAADLVGRWLMPSGDAFTIARSDDGLTLQLPGQPPARIYREAPGEYFQRAAPITLSVTAPGETIRVNLYGNGFDLQRAP; translated from the coding sequence ATGAGACTGCACCCCGCCATCATGGTCCTGGTCAGCTTGCTGGTCCTGCTGACGACCCAACCTGCCCTTGCCCAGTCCGACGCGGTCCTTGCCCGGACCGACGCGTTCATGGAAGCACATTACGGCGGCACCGAAGCCGGGGCTGCCATCATGATCCTCGACGGGGACGATGCCTGGCTGGCCGGCTACGGCATGGCCAATATCGAATGGCAGCAACCGGTCACGGCGCAGACCGCCTTCCGGCTCGGATCGATCAGCAAACCGATCACCGCTCTGGCTGTGTTGCAGCTGGCGGAGGCCGGCCATATCGATCTCGACCAGGCGATTGGCGAGCTTGCCCCTGCCCTGCCGCCGCAGCTGGCGCGTCCGACAGTGCGGGATGCGCTTGGCCACATGTCCGGCTTGCCCGATCACTTCGCCTTGCCACAAATTCCCCAGATCATGCGCAATCCGATCGCGCCGGACGACATCATTGCGCTGATGGCGGATGCCGAACTGCAATTTGAGCCGGGCACGCGCTGGGCCTATTCCAACTTCAACTATGTCGTGCTGGCCGCGATCATCGCTGCGGTCAATCCGGACGGACTCAGCTATGAGGCCTATCTGACGCAGGCGCTTTTCACACCTGCCGGAATGACCGATGCACATTATGACCGGCAGGCCGCCATCATCCCCCGCCGCGCCGCCGGCTATGACCATGACGGTCGGAACCCGATCAACACCATCACCGCCGAAACCAGTCTCGCCCATGGCGCCGGATCCCTGATGGCCTCGGCCCGCGACATGCTCGCACTCACGCGGGCGCTGCGCAGCAACCGTCTGGTTTCAGCCACAACGCTACAGACAGCCTGGCAAAGCCGGCTGACGCCGGAGGGCAGCGAGACCGGTTACGGCCTCGGGTTCAACGTCGGCGAGTTTCTCGGCGAACGGGCGGTCTGGCATACCGGTTCCATCAACGGCTTCCAGTCGGTCTGGATCATGCTGCCGGACAGCGACCGCGCGATCGCCATCCTGTCCAACGGCTATTACCGCCCCAATGTCACCACCACCGCCCGCCGTATCCTGGCCGATATGGCCGGCCGGCCCGTCCCGGCCTTTGAACCCCACGCGCTCGACGAAGCCGCATGGCTGCCGGCGCAAGGTCGCTATCGGCTGGAAAATGGCGACCTGCTGCAGCTCCATGTCCAGGACGGCGTGCGCTACAACATCAATGGCGGGCGCTGGCACGAACTCACCTGGGGTGGCGGCCGGCTGTTTTATCGGCCCGACTCGCTGGCCCATCTGCGTCTGGCTCCGCCGGCTGGCAGCGCGGACGCTGCGCTGATCCTTGTCGGTCCGCTGCTGGAGCAGCAATCCGGTCATTTCGAGCCCGGCGAACTGGACGGCGTCCGGGTGTCCATCCCGCTCGATCCCGACGAAGCCGCAGACCTGGTCGGTCGCTGGCTGATGCCGTCCGGTGATGCCTTCACCATTGCGCGATCCGATGACGGCCTGACCCTGCAATTGCCTGGTCAGCCGCCGGCCCGGATATATCGCGAGGCGCCGGGTGAATACTTCCAGCGCGCTGCCCCCATCACGCTGAGCGTCACGGCGCCGGGCGAGACAATCCGGGTCAATCTCTATGGAAACGGGTTCGATCTGCAGCGCGCTCCCTGA
- a CDS encoding 16S rRNA (uracil(1498)-N(3))-methyltransferase, with amino-acid sequence MTTDPRLFTDAALTSGATVPLTREDAHYLLNVLRRGEGDRVRVFNGRDGEWSAQISHASKKAAALTVEAQTRQQRGVPDLWLLFAPVKRQKTDLIVEKATELGVAAICPVTTARTQSDRIKYERFQTIAKEAAEQTERLDLPEIRGIDRLDRVLDAWPQDRALVFCDESGDEPDAAWGGARGRGQPMAAALAGLAEKPAAILIGPEGGFSPAERDRLRSLDVVIPVTLGPRILRAETAAIAALTVWQSVCGDWR; translated from the coding sequence ATGACGACCGATCCCCGCCTCTTCACCGATGCCGCGCTGACCAGCGGTGCCACCGTGCCGCTGACCCGCGAGGACGCGCACTACCTGCTCAATGTCCTGCGTCGCGGCGAGGGCGACCGCGTCCGCGTCTTCAATGGCCGGGACGGCGAATGGTCGGCGCAGATCTCGCATGCCTCGAAGAAGGCGGCGGCGCTGACGGTCGAGGCGCAGACCCGCCAGCAGCGGGGCGTGCCGGATCTCTGGTTGCTGTTCGCGCCGGTCAAGCGCCAGAAAACCGACCTGATCGTCGAGAAGGCCACCGAGCTGGGTGTCGCGGCCATTTGCCCGGTCACCACGGCGCGGACCCAGTCCGACCGCATCAAGTATGAGCGTTTCCAGACGATCGCCAAGGAAGCCGCCGAGCAGACCGAACGTCTCGACCTGCCGGAGATCCGCGGGATCGACCGGCTCGACCGTGTGCTGGACGCCTGGCCGCAGGATCGCGCGCTGGTCTTCTGTGACGAAAGCGGTGACGAGCCGGACGCAGCCTGGGGCGGTGCGCGCGGACGCGGACAGCCAATGGCCGCGGCGCTGGCCGGTCTGGCGGAAAAGCCCGCGGCCATCCTGATCGGCCCGGAAGGCGGCTTTTCCCCGGCCGAGCGAGACCGGCTGCGCAGCCTTGATGTGGTGATCCCGGTCACGCTGGGGCCGCGCATCCTGCGCGCGGAGACGGCGGCGATTGCAGCGCTGACTGTGTGGCAATCCGTGTGCGGGGACTGGCGCTAG
- the ubiA gene encoding 4-hydroxybenzoate octaprenyltransferase: protein MQLNFDRRVADSLPTSWVDRAPLAMRPYLRLARYDRPIGFWLLALPCWMGLALARIGDSLTAHDLWLAVLFGIGAVAMRGAGCTYNDIIDRDLDARVARTADRPLAAGTISLKRAWAFLGAQGLVGLVVLVQLPLIAILVGLGSLLLVAAYPFMKRITWWPQAWLGLTFNWGVPVAYTAATGHIDPAMVVLYIACVFWTLGYDTIYAHQDSEDDALVGVKSTARLFGESSQYWVAGFYGANAILVALAIWLSRAEPWIVIPFTLYTAHLFNQVRRLDIEDGPRCLALFKANRTSGLLLVATLLTGAII, encoded by the coding sequence ATGCAACTGAACTTTGACCGTCGAGTCGCCGACAGCCTGCCAACCTCCTGGGTCGATCGCGCACCGCTCGCGATGCGTCCCTATCTGCGTCTGGCCCGTTATGACCGGCCGATCGGCTTCTGGCTGCTCGCCCTGCCGTGCTGGATGGGGCTGGCTTTGGCGCGGATCGGCGACAGCCTGACCGCTCATGACCTGTGGCTGGCCGTGCTGTTCGGGATCGGTGCCGTCGCCATGCGCGGCGCCGGCTGCACCTATAATGACATTATCGACCGCGATCTCGACGCCCGGGTCGCCCGTACGGCCGACAGGCCGCTGGCCGCCGGCACGATCAGCCTCAAGCGCGCCTGGGCCTTTCTCGGCGCGCAGGGCCTGGTCGGCCTTGTCGTGCTGGTGCAATTACCGCTGATCGCGATCCTGGTCGGCCTCGGCTCGCTGCTGCTGGTCGCCGCCTATCCCTTCATGAAACGGATCACCTGGTGGCCGCAGGCCTGGCTCGGCCTGACCTTCAACTGGGGCGTCCCCGTCGCCTACACCGCCGCGACCGGTCACATCGATCCGGCCATGGTCGTGCTCTACATCGCCTGCGTGTTCTGGACGCTGGGCTATGACACCATCTACGCCCACCAGGACAGCGAGGACGATGCGCTGGTCGGCGTGAAGTCCACCGCCCGCCTGTTCGGCGAGAGCTCGCAATACTGGGTCGCCGGCTTTTACGGCGCGAACGCCATCCTCGTCGCCCTCGCGATCTGGCTGAGCCGGGCCGAGCCGTGGATCGTCATCCCTTTCACCCTCTACACCGCCCACCTGTTCAACCAGGTCCGCCGTCTCGATATCGAGGATGGCCCGCGCTGCCTGGCCCTGTTCAAGGCCAACCGGACCAGCGGGCTGCTCCTGGTCGCCACCCTGTTGACCGGCGCAATCATTTGA
- a CDS encoding M16 family metallopeptidase translates to MNSVFPVLAGLALVWSVATTSAEPQGPAPDAAALSDGLQIPLHYETLDNGLRVVLAEDHTVPTATVAVYYGVGYRNEPRGRTGFAHLFEHLFFAGSENLPEPVFYYYISGMGGIANGSTRLDFTNYFGVVPANALNAYLWAEADRMATPTINRQIFQRERDVVRNEIFVNVQNQAYGDWTWIDLPMVANENWHNAHNFYGDLSDLDAATVDDARAFFEQYYTPRNAVLVVAGSFDTADTLTTIDQYFGDIPAGPDLPEIDVSEPPQTAEKRSRITDPLATLPGLAVAYHMPERGTPEYFAMILIDQILLRGGDARLRQRLVDDLGYGSEVGGGINLLGNVFNYDGPMLWTASLIHDDAVAPDDALDALSAVIERLRSEPVSAATLASARSKFLAEFYLQLDYSTRFGVVDLLASFALFDDDPGRINRIEDGFDQVTPELVLATARTWLRPENRTVLELIPGDGRPVAPASAPDAGGKP, encoded by the coding sequence ATGAATTCAGTCTTCCCGGTCCTTGCCGGGCTCGCCCTGGTCTGGTCTGTCGCGACCACGTCCGCCGAACCGCAAGGCCCCGCGCCAGACGCCGCCGCGCTGAGCGACGGCCTGCAGATCCCGCTGCACTACGAGACGCTGGACAATGGCCTGCGCGTCGTTCTGGCCGAGGACCACACCGTCCCGACCGCGACCGTCGCGGTCTATTACGGGGTCGGCTATCGCAATGAGCCGCGCGGCCGGACCGGCTTCGCCCACCTGTTCGAACACCTGTTCTTCGCCGGCTCGGAGAACCTGCCGGAGCCGGTCTTCTACTATTACATCTCGGGCATGGGCGGCATCGCCAATGGCTCGACGCGGCTCGACTTCACCAATTATTTCGGGGTCGTGCCCGCCAACGCGCTGAATGCCTATCTGTGGGCCGAAGCCGATCGCATGGCCACGCCAACCATCAACCGCCAGATCTTCCAGCGCGAGCGCGACGTCGTGCGCAACGAGATCTTCGTCAATGTCCAGAACCAGGCCTATGGCGACTGGACTTGGATCGACCTGCCGATGGTGGCCAATGAGAACTGGCACAATGCGCATAATTTCTACGGCGATCTGAGCGATCTCGACGCCGCCACGGTGGACGATGCGCGGGCCTTCTTCGAGCAGTACTACACGCCGCGCAACGCGGTTCTCGTGGTCGCCGGCAGTTTCGACACGGCCGACACGCTGACCACCATCGACCAGTATTTCGGCGACATTCCCGCCGGTCCGGACCTGCCGGAGATCGACGTCTCCGAACCGCCCCAGACCGCCGAAAAACGCAGCCGGATCACCGATCCACTGGCCACCCTGCCCGGTCTTGCGGTCGCCTATCACATGCCCGAGCGCGGCACGCCGGAGTATTTCGCCATGATCCTGATCGACCAGATCCTGCTGCGCGGTGGCGATGCCCGCCTGCGCCAGCGCCTGGTCGACGATCTGGGCTATGGCAGCGAGGTCGGCGGCGGCATCAACCTGCTGGGCAATGTGTTCAATTATGACGGTCCGATGCTGTGGACGGCGAGCCTGATCCATGACGACGCTGTGGCGCCGGACGACGCCCTCGACGCGCTGAGCGCGGTCATCGAGCGCCTGCGCAGTGAGCCGGTCAGCGCCGCGACCCTGGCCAGCGCCCGCAGCAAATTCCTCGCCGAGTTTTACCTCCAGCTGGACTATTCGACCCGCTTCGGGGTCGTCGATCTGCTCGCCAGCTTCGCCCTGTTCGATGACGATCCGGGCCGCATCAACCGGATCGAGGACGGCTTCGACCAGGTCACGCCGGAACTGGTCCTGGCGACGGCGCGGACCTGGCTGCGCCCGGAAAACCGCACGGTTCTGGAACTCATCCCCGGCGATGGTCGTCCCGTCGCGCCGGCATCGGCGCCGGACGCGGGAGGCAAGCCATGA
- a CDS encoding M16 family metallopeptidase, with the protein MKPFITLHRARIALAALVAVLIGGLFGGLTPLTAPALAQAPARGLIPPSAGEPLPFQLPATQTLELENGLTVTFVPWGLTPTIDVVVSVRAGNIDDGEQTWIADLTTAMMEEGFDGLGRAEIAERFAAMGGSLNTTVTQTHTLIGAHVLAEHGETALGLIADAVRRPDFPADALLRIRSGLSRDIEQRRLEPATLAFTTAFASLFPEDHPYHNGLPRPGQVDGYSIDDVRAFHAAHFGAGRTHLYIAGRFDAARMEAAVRAAFADWTRGPADTAPNAVPARGPVVHLVDRPGSLQTTVQLIYPVSTITSKDATAITIMDAALGGAIAARMREAGWSYSPGSFIQWTRGGGMWTYGDDIDTPRTVVALTTVFATIASLRQDNWDMESTRRWLSSLFVMSSGSAYGLLENLALRDTFGLGHDYLDQRVPALMGVSDREVSAVAGAYLRDDRFTLVVVGDLARFERDLRAMPSLRLAEIIRHSDTAGSRAGD; encoded by the coding sequence ATGAAGCCCTTCATCACCCTGCACCGCGCCCGGATCGCCCTTGCCGCCCTGGTCGCGGTTCTGATCGGAGGCCTGTTCGGGGGCCTGACCCCGCTGACAGCGCCGGCCCTGGCCCAGGCACCGGCTCGCGGCCTCATCCCGCCTTCCGCCGGCGAACCGCTGCCGTTCCAGCTGCCTGCGACGCAGACTCTGGAGCTGGAGAACGGCCTCACCGTCACCTTCGTGCCCTGGGGCCTGACGCCGACCATCGACGTGGTCGTTTCGGTCCGCGCCGGCAATATCGATGATGGCGAGCAGACCTGGATCGCGGATCTGACGACGGCCATGATGGAGGAAGGCTTTGACGGGCTCGGCCGGGCCGAGATCGCCGAACGCTTCGCCGCCATGGGCGGCTCGCTCAATACCACCGTCACCCAGACCCATACCCTGATCGGCGCCCATGTCCTGGCCGAGCATGGCGAGACCGCGCTCGGCCTGATCGCCGATGCGGTCCGGCGCCCGGATTTCCCGGCCGACGCGCTGCTGCGCATCCGCTCGGGCCTGTCACGCGATATCGAGCAGCGACGCCTCGAGCCGGCCACGCTGGCCTTCACCACCGCCTTTGCCTCGCTGTTTCCCGAAGACCATCCCTATCACAACGGCCTGCCCCGGCCCGGCCAGGTCGACGGCTATTCGATTGACGATGTCCGCGCCTTTCATGCCGCCCATTTCGGCGCCGGTCGGACCCATCTCTACATCGCCGGGCGTTTTGACGCCGCGCGGATGGAGGCCGCGGTGCGCGCCGCCTTCGCCGACTGGACCCGCGGCCCGGCCGATACGGCCCCGAACGCGGTTCCGGCGCGTGGCCCGGTCGTCCATCTGGTCGATCGGCCCGGATCGCTACAGACCACGGTGCAGCTGATCTACCCGGTCAGCACCATCACCTCGAAGGACGCCACCGCGATCACCATCATGGACGCCGCACTCGGTGGTGCCATTGCGGCGCGCATGCGCGAAGCCGGCTGGTCCTATTCCCCGGGCAGCTTCATCCAGTGGACCCGTGGCGGCGGCATGTGGACCTATGGCGACGACATCGACACCCCGCGCACCGTCGTCGCGCTGACCACGGTGTTCGCAACCATCGCCTCGCTGCGCCAGGACAACTGGGACATGGAGAGCACAAGGCGCTGGCTCTCCAGCCTGTTCGTGATGTCGTCCGGCTCGGCCTACGGCCTGCTGGAAAACCTCGCCCTGCGTGACACGTTCGGGCTCGGCCACGACTATCTCGACCAGCGCGTCCCGGCGCTGATGGGGGTGAGCGATCGCGAAGTCAGCGCCGTCGCCGGCGCCTATCTGCGCGATGACCGCTTCACCCTCGTCGTGGTCGGCGATCTCGCCCGGTTCGAGAGGGATCTGCGCGCCATGCCGTCGCTGCGACTGGCCGAAATCATCCGCCATTCCGACACGGCCGGCTCGCGCGCCGGGGACTGA
- a CDS encoding VOC family protein: MTTRVTRSTYVLAVNDLDSTARWWVEKLGFEHWLRAEGWAFLRRDNCYLRIGHCVDALPPAQLGDHQFFAYVELEDVRAFHDEIRGAGVDIIHRLTDQPWGMREFGVATPDGHRIMFAQAID; this comes from the coding sequence ATGACGACACGTGTGACACGATCAACCTATGTACTGGCCGTCAATGATCTCGACTCGACGGCGCGCTGGTGGGTCGAGAAGCTGGGCTTCGAGCACTGGCTGCGAGCCGAGGGCTGGGCCTTCCTGCGCCGCGACAATTGCTATCTCCGGATCGGGCATTGCGTGGATGCCCTCCCGCCGGCGCAGCTCGGCGATCACCAGTTTTTCGCTTATGTCGAGCTGGAGGATGTGCGCGCTTTCCATGACGAAATCAGGGGGGCCGGGGTCGACATCATCCACCGTCTCACCGACCAGCCCTGGGGCATGCGCGAATTCGGCGTCGCCACGCCGGACGGTCACCGGATCATGTTTGCGCAGGCGATTGACTAG